The Caretta caretta isolate rCarCar2 chromosome 5, rCarCar1.hap1, whole genome shotgun sequence genome contains a region encoding:
- the LOC125636894 gene encoding granzyme A, translated as MGLLFTLSASATIILLVIPGDSCVDIIGGYAVTPHSRPYMALIKGKEYCGGALIKENWVLTAAHCKIDTGTVILGAHSLSKKEKEQQIFKIARSIRYPCFNEQGKENDIMLLQLKQTAKINKAVKTIKLPNTDTDPKPGTNCQVAGWGIIKNRERKLSDILREVNITIIDRRTCNDQNHYNYKPIITMNMVCAGDKNGGKDSCVGDSGGPLICNGELKGITSFGKKNKCGAVQSPGVYTRLTKTHLLWIKKTIGGDL; from the exons ATGGGGCTTCTCTTCACTTTGTCTGCTTCTGCTACCATTATTCTCCTGGTAATTCctggag attcaTGTGTGGATATCATTGGAGGGTATGCAGTGACTCCACATTCAAGACCATATATGGCCCTAATCAAAGGGAAAGAATATTGTGGAGGAGCTTTGATCAAAGAGAATTGGGTGTTAACGGCAGCCCATTGTAAAAT TGATACAGGCACAGTTATTCTTGGAGCTCATTCACTttcaaagaaagagaaagaacaaCAGATTTTTAAGATTGCAAGATCAATTCGCTACCCATGCTTTAATGAGCAGggaaaagaaaatgacattatgctTCTGCAG cttaaacaaacagcaaaaattaataaAGCTGTGAAAACCATTAAGCTACCTAACACAGACACTGATCCCAAACCAGGAACAAATTGCCAAGTAGCAGGATGGGGAATAATTAAGAATCGAGAGCGTAAACTTTCTGATATCCTGAGGGAAGTCAACATCACCATCATCGACAGAAGAACCTGCAATGATCAGAATCACTATAATTATAAACCCATTATAACTATGAACATGGTGTGTGCTGGAGATAAGAACGGAGGAAAAGACTCATGTGTT GGGGATTCAGGTGGTCCTTTGATATGTAATGGTGAATTGAAAGGCATCACCTCCTTTGGCAAGAAAAACAAGTGTGGTGCTGTTCAAAGCCCTGGTGTCTACACTCGTCTTACGAAGACGCATCTTCTCTGGATAAAGAAAACCATAGGGGGTGACTTATAG
- the CDC20B gene encoding cell division cycle protein 20 homolog B isoform X3, with amino-acid sequence MKTLGKDLKQMRKQSLQKFTKIPDSGKPTYSRFKSCIVKKLTSSVPVASSPIITRWQQTHARNHVEQTFTECQPLNLFPADGSELVRTPAKISTIPVSFQVPIKNSTNEPYVITNATAKCHETTYLQGRNKRRAEIAKKQKCLTQLLMLQEGGFDIPENDSIKICGNTECIWKGCQNGVNNEFTAHRISTNTESFIPFVPEVRLHITGLRNDYYLNILDWNQENLIAIALGSAAHIWNGETHRSTERVNLNSSLKYISSVAWIKEGTCLAVGTSDGEVQLWDIETKKRLRNMFGHLSVVGAMSWNHYILSSGSRLGLIHHHDVRIAQHHVGTLCHNKQSICSLKWSTNNKLLASGSSDGLLNIWPNDPGATVHCKPLKAIPHASAVKAMNWCPWQSEILATGGGMKDGFLRVWDINTGKIIETTDTKSQICSLFWLPKTNELMTGQGLPKNQMKIWKYPTLTNSADLYGHKGRVLHVALSPDHSRIFSLAADGMACVWKYC; translated from the exons AtacctgattcaggaaagcccACCTATTCAAGATTTAAAAGTTGCATTGTGAAGAAACTGACGTCCAGTGTCCCTGTTGCTAGTAGCCCTATCATCACAAGATGGCAGCAGACACATGCAAGAAATCACGTTGAGCAAACTTTCACAGAGTGTCAGCCTCTTAATCTCTTTCCAGCTGATGGATCTGAGCTAGTAAGGACTCCTGCAAAGATCTCAACAATCCCAG TATCTTTTCAGGTGCCTATCAAAAATTCTACCAACGAACCTTATGTCATTACTAATGCCACAGCTAAGTGTCATGAGACAACTTACTTACAAGGAAGAAATAAAAGGAGAGCTGAAATTGCAAAGAAGCAG AAATGTCTTACTCAGCTGTTAATGCTCCAAGAGGGTGGATTTGACATCCCAGAAAATGACAGTATAAAGATCTGTGGAAACACTGAGTGTATTTGGAAAG GCTGCCAGAATGGAGTGAATAATGAATTTACTGCTCACAGAATTTCCACTAATACCGAATCTTTCATACCATTTGTCCCAGAGGTCAGGCTTCATATTACTGGCTTACGCAATGATTACT ATCTAAACATCCTGGACTGGAACCAGGAAAATCTCATTGCCATTGCTCTAGGATCTGCTGCCCACATTTGGAATGGGGAAACCCACCGAAGCACTGAAAGAGTTAATTTAAACTccagtttaaaatatatttcttctgTAGCCTGGATAAAAGAAGGAACTTGCCTTGCAGTTGGCACCAGTGATGGAGAAGTGCAG ttatGGGACATTGAAACCAAAAAGAGGTTGAGAAACATGTTTGGCCACCTGTCTGTGGTGGGAGCCATGAGCTGGAATCATTATATACTTAGCAG TGGTTCAAGACTAGGATTAATTCATCATCATGATGTTCGGATTGCTCAGCACCATGTAGGGACCCTTTGCCATAACAAGCAGAGTATTTGCAGCCTGAAATGGTCCACAAACAACAAGCTGCTGGCAAGTGGGTCCAGTGATGGTCTATTGAATATCTGGCCTAATGACCCCGGTGCAACAGTGCATTGCAAGCCATTGAAAGCCATACCCCATGCCTCAGCAGTAAAG GCTATGAACTGGTGTCCATGGCAGTCAGAAATCCTTGCCACAGGAGGTGGAATGAAGGATGGATTTTTACGTGTCTGGGACATAAACACTGGGAAAATCATTGAAACCACAGACACAAAATCGCAG ATTTGCTCCCTGTTCTGGTTACCCAAAACCAATGAATTAATGACTGGACAAGGCCTTCCTAAAAATCAGATGAAAATATGGAAGTATCCCACACTTACAAATTCAGCTGATCTCTATG gTCATAAAGGAAGAGTCTTGCATGTAGCACTGAGCCCAGATCATAGCAGGATCTTTTCTCTTGCGGCTGATGGAATGGCTTGTGTGTGGAAATACTGCTAA
- the CDC20B gene encoding cell division cycle protein 20 homolog B isoform X2 produces MEWKLERSASRKVKTDEDMLWEKVMKTLGKDLKQMRKQSLQKFTKIPDSGKPTYSRFKSCIVKKLTSSVPVASSPIITRWQQTHARNHVEQTFTECQPLNLFPADGSELVRTPAKISTIPVSFQVPIKNSTNEPYVITNATAKCHETTYLQGRNKRRAEIAKKQKCLTQLLMLQEGGFDIPENDSIKICGNTECIWKGCQNGVNNEFTAHRISTNTESFIPFVPEVRLHITGLRNDYYLNILDWNQENLIAIALGSAAHIWNGETHRSTERVNLNSSLKYISSVAWIKEGTCLAVGTSDGEVQLWDIETKKRLRNMFGHLSVVGAMSWNHYILSSGSRLGLIHHHDVRIAQHHVGTLCHNKQSICSLKWSTNNKLLASGSSDGLLNIWPNDPGATVHCKPLKAIPHASAVKAMNWCPWQSEILATGGGMKDGFLRVWDINTGKIIETTDTKSQICSLFWLPKTNELMTGQGLPKNQMKIWKYPTLTNSADLYGHKGRVLHVALSPDHSRIFSLAADGMACVWKYC; encoded by the exons AtacctgattcaggaaagcccACCTATTCAAGATTTAAAAGTTGCATTGTGAAGAAACTGACGTCCAGTGTCCCTGTTGCTAGTAGCCCTATCATCACAAGATGGCAGCAGACACATGCAAGAAATCACGTTGAGCAAACTTTCACAGAGTGTCAGCCTCTTAATCTCTTTCCAGCTGATGGATCTGAGCTAGTAAGGACTCCTGCAAAGATCTCAACAATCCCAG TATCTTTTCAGGTGCCTATCAAAAATTCTACCAACGAACCTTATGTCATTACTAATGCCACAGCTAAGTGTCATGAGACAACTTACTTACAAGGAAGAAATAAAAGGAGAGCTGAAATTGCAAAGAAGCAG AAATGTCTTACTCAGCTGTTAATGCTCCAAGAGGGTGGATTTGACATCCCAGAAAATGACAGTATAAAGATCTGTGGAAACACTGAGTGTATTTGGAAAG GCTGCCAGAATGGAGTGAATAATGAATTTACTGCTCACAGAATTTCCACTAATACCGAATCTTTCATACCATTTGTCCCAGAGGTCAGGCTTCATATTACTGGCTTACGCAATGATTACT ATCTAAACATCCTGGACTGGAACCAGGAAAATCTCATTGCCATTGCTCTAGGATCTGCTGCCCACATTTGGAATGGGGAAACCCACCGAAGCACTGAAAGAGTTAATTTAAACTccagtttaaaatatatttcttctgTAGCCTGGATAAAAGAAGGAACTTGCCTTGCAGTTGGCACCAGTGATGGAGAAGTGCAG ttatGGGACATTGAAACCAAAAAGAGGTTGAGAAACATGTTTGGCCACCTGTCTGTGGTGGGAGCCATGAGCTGGAATCATTATATACTTAGCAG TGGTTCAAGACTAGGATTAATTCATCATCATGATGTTCGGATTGCTCAGCACCATGTAGGGACCCTTTGCCATAACAAGCAGAGTATTTGCAGCCTGAAATGGTCCACAAACAACAAGCTGCTGGCAAGTGGGTCCAGTGATGGTCTATTGAATATCTGGCCTAATGACCCCGGTGCAACAGTGCATTGCAAGCCATTGAAAGCCATACCCCATGCCTCAGCAGTAAAG GCTATGAACTGGTGTCCATGGCAGTCAGAAATCCTTGCCACAGGAGGTGGAATGAAGGATGGATTTTTACGTGTCTGGGACATAAACACTGGGAAAATCATTGAAACCACAGACACAAAATCGCAG ATTTGCTCCCTGTTCTGGTTACCCAAAACCAATGAATTAATGACTGGACAAGGCCTTCCTAAAAATCAGATGAAAATATGGAAGTATCCCACACTTACAAATTCAGCTGATCTCTATG gTCATAAAGGAAGAGTCTTGCATGTAGCACTGAGCCCAGATCATAGCAGGATCTTTTCTCTTGCGGCTGATGGAATGGCTTGTGTGTGGAAATACTGCTAA
- the CDC20B gene encoding cell division cycle protein 20 homolog B isoform X4: MEPYKAGKHHYLCFLDEELRIPDSGKPTYSRFKSCIVKKLTSSVPVASSPIITRWQQTHARNHVEQTFTECQPLNLFPADGSELVRTPAKISTIPVSFQVPIKNSTNEPYVITNATAKCHETTYLQGRNKRRAEIAKKQKCLTQLLMLQEGGFDIPENDSIKICGNTECIWKGCQNGVNNEFTAHRISTNTESFIPFVPEVRLHITGLRNDYYLNILDWNQENLIAIALGSAAHIWNGETHRSTERVNLNSSLKYISSVAWIKEGTCLAVGTSDGEVQLWDIETKKRLRNMFGHLSVVGAMSWNHYILSSGSRLGLIHHHDVRIAQHHVGTLCHNKQSICSLKWSTNNKLLASGSSDGLLNIWPNDPGATVHCKPLKAIPHASAVKAMNWCPWQSEILATGGGMKDGFLRVWDINTGKIIETTDTKSQICSLFWLPKTNELMTGQGLPKNQMKIWKYPTLTNSADLYGHKGRVLHVALSPDHSRIFSLAADGMACVWKYC, encoded by the exons AtacctgattcaggaaagcccACCTATTCAAGATTTAAAAGTTGCATTGTGAAGAAACTGACGTCCAGTGTCCCTGTTGCTAGTAGCCCTATCATCACAAGATGGCAGCAGACACATGCAAGAAATCACGTTGAGCAAACTTTCACAGAGTGTCAGCCTCTTAATCTCTTTCCAGCTGATGGATCTGAGCTAGTAAGGACTCCTGCAAAGATCTCAACAATCCCAG TATCTTTTCAGGTGCCTATCAAAAATTCTACCAACGAACCTTATGTCATTACTAATGCCACAGCTAAGTGTCATGAGACAACTTACTTACAAGGAAGAAATAAAAGGAGAGCTGAAATTGCAAAGAAGCAG AAATGTCTTACTCAGCTGTTAATGCTCCAAGAGGGTGGATTTGACATCCCAGAAAATGACAGTATAAAGATCTGTGGAAACACTGAGTGTATTTGGAAAG GCTGCCAGAATGGAGTGAATAATGAATTTACTGCTCACAGAATTTCCACTAATACCGAATCTTTCATACCATTTGTCCCAGAGGTCAGGCTTCATATTACTGGCTTACGCAATGATTACT ATCTAAACATCCTGGACTGGAACCAGGAAAATCTCATTGCCATTGCTCTAGGATCTGCTGCCCACATTTGGAATGGGGAAACCCACCGAAGCACTGAAAGAGTTAATTTAAACTccagtttaaaatatatttcttctgTAGCCTGGATAAAAGAAGGAACTTGCCTTGCAGTTGGCACCAGTGATGGAGAAGTGCAG ttatGGGACATTGAAACCAAAAAGAGGTTGAGAAACATGTTTGGCCACCTGTCTGTGGTGGGAGCCATGAGCTGGAATCATTATATACTTAGCAG TGGTTCAAGACTAGGATTAATTCATCATCATGATGTTCGGATTGCTCAGCACCATGTAGGGACCCTTTGCCATAACAAGCAGAGTATTTGCAGCCTGAAATGGTCCACAAACAACAAGCTGCTGGCAAGTGGGTCCAGTGATGGTCTATTGAATATCTGGCCTAATGACCCCGGTGCAACAGTGCATTGCAAGCCATTGAAAGCCATACCCCATGCCTCAGCAGTAAAG GCTATGAACTGGTGTCCATGGCAGTCAGAAATCCTTGCCACAGGAGGTGGAATGAAGGATGGATTTTTACGTGTCTGGGACATAAACACTGGGAAAATCATTGAAACCACAGACACAAAATCGCAG ATTTGCTCCCTGTTCTGGTTACCCAAAACCAATGAATTAATGACTGGACAAGGCCTTCCTAAAAATCAGATGAAAATATGGAAGTATCCCACACTTACAAATTCAGCTGATCTCTATG gTCATAAAGGAAGAGTCTTGCATGTAGCACTGAGCCCAGATCATAGCAGGATCTTTTCTCTTGCGGCTGATGGAATGGCTTGTGTGTGGAAATACTGCTAA